TAATGAAGTATCGTGTGCTTGACCTTGTCTTAGAGCATAATCATGAGTTACACATTGGTCAAGGTTCACACATGATGCCATCACAAAGAAAAGTGAGTAAAGTTCAAGGATTCCAAACTGAAATAAGTGAGGATGCTGGGCTTTCATTGAAACAGAACTATGAGCTTATGGGAAAGGAAGCAGGTGGGATGGGTAATGTGGGATATACTCGAGATGACCTTAAACAATATTTTCGTACGAGATGAGGAATGAGCCTGAAATATGGAGAAGCAAGTAGCATGCTGAATTATTTTCAAGAGCAAACACTCGAGAATCCATCCTTTTTTCATGCCGTATAGCTGGACTGTGAAGAACAGATAATGAATATCTTTTGGGCTGATGTAGGAATGTCAATTAACTACAATTTTTTTGGAGACGTAATCATATTCGACGCAACCTacaaagcaaataaagaatACCGGCCACTTGGGGTATTTGTGGGTTTAACTAACATAGGTAAATTGTGATATTCGGTGCTGTCCTTATGTATGATGAGACGATAGATTTTTTTAAATGGGTATTTGGTACATTTCTAGAAGCAATGTGCGGAAAGCGTCCAAGTACCATACTAACCGACCAAGATCACGCCATGGCAGCCGCTCTTTCACTTGTCATGCCCCAAACATTTCACGATCTATGTACGTTTCACATAAGATGTAATTTTATAAAACATCTCAACAATCACTATAACAAAAATAGTGACCTTCCATACGTTTGGTGCCTGCATGTATGAGATCGAAAAAGTGAAACAATTCAACAAGGTGTGGGAGGTGATGGTGAAGAAACAAAATgttgaaaataatgaattacTTTTCGGGTTGTATCGAATTCGTGATAAATGGGTAAGGTGCATGATGAAAGAAAGATAGACCGCGGGAATGCAAAGCACCCAACTTAGCGAAAGCCTAAATACAGCAAttaaaaatcatctaaaactggACCACGACCTTGTCCAGTTCTTTAGACATATCAATCATGTAGTTGATGAAAAGAGACATAATGAACTCACCGCAGAATATGAAATGAGGCAAAAGTTCCTCATGGTAGAGTTGAGACAAATACCTATGCTTGTGCATGCATCAGAGACACATTCACCTACCATATTTATTGCATTCCAAAATGAATATGGTGAGTCAACAGCTATGGCTATATTGAGACAACAAGATGCAGAGATGTTTGTGGAGTTTGCGGTCATGAGGTATGATAGAGGACCTGAAAGAACGGTGATATTCAATCGGAATGATCTAAGTGTATGCTGTAGTTGCAAAAAATACGAGAATAAAAGAATTTTGTGTAGATACGTGTTGAAGGTGTTTGATACCAAAGGTATAAAGACAATTTCTCCTGAATATGTTAAGAGGCAATAGATGAAAAGAGATCGGGCTGGAGACTATTTTGATAAACGAGGATGAGAAATTGTGGTTGATCTAAAAGTAATCATTTCAACTCGTTATCGGGAGCTCGCTCCAGCCATGATTAAGGTCGCTACAAGAGCAGCAATGTCGGAGGACGCTAGCAAAGTAGTAATCACCGTCATATCCGATTTGACAAAAAGAGTTGAGCTCCTCCTCTCAGAAAACGAAGAGCAAACTTTGCAGAATCATAAAAATCTGAATATGGAGGAACGTGATCAAATTGAATTTGTAAATGAAATGGGAGAGGCAGTAGTCGCAAGAGGCATTAAAAAGCGTACCGGTGGGAAGAGAAGTAAAGTGATGCAAAGTTTGGTTGATAAATTTGatagattaaaaagaaaatctagATTGTCAAGAACTACAAATACTACGATATGGATCCAATTTTTATGATGGTAAACATTTATGCTAAAATAATGTTCTCGTTGTATTGTTAACTAAAGTTTAGGTACCATTCACTATGAAATAATA
The genomic region above belongs to Coffea arabica cultivar ET-39 chromosome 7c, Coffea Arabica ET-39 HiFi, whole genome shotgun sequence and contains:
- the LOC140010595 gene encoding protein FAR-RED IMPAIRED RESPONSE 1-like, coding for MQSTQLSESLNTAIKNHLKLDHDLVQFFRHINHVVDEKRHNELTAEYEMRQKFLMVELRQIPMLVHASETHSPTIFIAFQNEYGESTAMAILRQQDAEMFVEFAVMRYDRGPERTVIFNRNDLSVCCSCKKYENKRILCRYVLKVFDTKGIKTISPEYVKRQ